In Dasypus novemcinctus isolate mDasNov1 chromosome 10, mDasNov1.1.hap2, whole genome shotgun sequence, one DNA window encodes the following:
- the LOC101418299 gene encoding olfactory receptor 4B1, which translates to MASTNNVTELIFTGLFQDLEVQRVCFVVFLLVYLATVLGNGLIVLTVSISKSLHSPMYFFLSFLSLVEISYSSTIVPKFITDLLAKIKSISLEGCLAQIFFFHFLGVTEILLLVVMAYDRYVAICKPLHYMTIMSRQLCQVLVAGSWLGGFIHSIIQILITIQLPFCGPKVIDHYFCDLQPLFKLACTDTFVEGVTVMANSGLIALCSFLILVSSYIIILVHLRNHSAEGRRKALSTCASHITVVLLFFGPAIFLYMRPSSTFTEDKLVAVFYTVITPMLNPIIYTLRNAEVKNAMKTLWGKKKNSGI; encoded by the coding sequence ATGGCCAGTACAAATAACGTGACGGAATTAATTTTTACTGGTCTTTTCCAGGATCTGGAGGTGCAGAGAGTATGCTTTGTGGTCTTTCTTCTTGTGTACCTGGCCACAGTGTTGGGAAATGGCCTCATTGTCCTAACAGTCAGTATCAGCAAGAGTCTTCAttcccccatgtacttcttccttagTTTCCTGTCTCTGGTGGAGATTAGTTACTCCTCCACAATTGTCCCTAAATTCATCACAGATTTACTTGCAAAGATCAAATCCATCTCCCTGGAAGGTTGTCTAGCTCAGATcttcttctttcactttcttgggGTCACTGAGATCCTTTTGCTGGTggtcatggcctatgaccgctatgtggccatctgtaaGCCTCTTCATTATATGACCATTATGAGTCGTCAACTGTGTCAAGTACTAGTTGCTGGTTCCTGGCTAGGGGGCTTTATACACTCCATAATTCAGATTCTCATCACCATCCAATTGCCCTTCTGTGGCCCCAAAGTGATTGACCACTACTTCTGTGACCTCCAGCCATTATTCAAGCTTGCCTGCACTGACACTTTTGTGGAAGGGGTCACTGTAATGGCCAACAGTGGCTTAATTGCCCTGTGCTCCTTCCTCATCTTGGTGTCCTCCTATATCATCATCCTGGTCCATTTGAGGAACCATTCTGCAGAGGGGAGGCGCAAAGCCCTCTCCACCTGTGCCTCCCACATCACAGTGGTCCTCCTTTTTTTTGGACCTGCCATCTTCCTCTACATGCGGCCCTCCTCCACCTTCACTGAGGACAAGCTGGTGGCCGTGTTCTACACGGTGATCACCCCCATGCTGAACCCCATCATCTACACACTCAGGAATGCAGAGGTGAAAAATGCCATGAAGACGTTGTGGGGCAAGAAAAAGAACTCAGGGATATAG